The following DNA comes from Candidatus Nitrosotalea okcheonensis.
ACTGTTAAACACAAATGCTGCCAGTAATAATCCTAAAGAAAGTAATTCTATTCTTTGCATTATTTGAAAAAAGTATCTAATTTTTAAACAGTTGATAATCCAATTATTTTAGATATTGTAAAGGTATTACTCCGTTAAGGTTAATGCTAGAGTTTGTAAATGCAGGTATCTGCTTATCATATGGAATTCTGGCAATCAAATGTCCCTGATCGTCTACAATTCTAAAATACTTGATATGCACCGGTACATTTTCTGGATTTTTGAAACTAAATGAACTTCCAGAGTACGTTGCCATGATGTTTTCTTTTTCTCGAATGTTGTGAATCGTATTGATATCATTTTCTTTTTGTGTAACTGTCAAACTTTGGCTTTGTTGTTGCATTATCAAACCCATTCCAACTATGATAATGAGCGTGATAGCTATTGCCACAGGTATCATAATTATTAATTTGTAATACCATTTAAGCGGTATAATGACACCTTTTATTTTTCATGATTCCGTGATTGTGTGATAGGTCTTGCAAAAGGACAACAAATTCGTGACAAGATAAAAGTACAATGCAAGATGGGGCTTGGAACATTATATCTACTTGACACTGGAATTGCAGTAGAAGTACATGGTAATGGATTGTGCCTGGAACTTTTGTATGACGAAATACTTTCAAATGCAGTAAAAAAAGATAGCCTTGTGATTTCTTGGACTGAGGGAGTGGCTACATATGATATGAAATTTAATATCAAAAATGCGGTCGAGGTAATACAAAAAATAAATCAATATAAAAAAATAATCTCTTGAATTAGTAAATCCTCCTGATGTAGTGGATTACTTTTTCATCATAGCAAAGCAATTTTCGTATGTAGAGTAATCACTATCTCAGTTTAGTGTCCCATTATAATGAATTCCGTAAGACTCGGGCTAACAGTTAAAACCTGAAAATGCTCTGCTATGAACTAATTTACTAATTCCAATTAATTGGAATTAATCATGGTTGATTTTATCTTGTTGAGGTAGACATAGCCCAGTACAATTGAGAGTATGGATATCACCCCAATCACTACACCCATCTTTTCATAGAGAACAATCCATCCAATACCAACTGCAAGCATTATTCCAGCCCAAGTGAAATAGTAGTCATGGTCGGAGGTTGCGTAAGGTTTCTGTTTGTTCCTGAGACCAAGCACGGTAGTATAGATTGAGACTGGAATCAAGAAGAGAGGAATTGATAGAACAAGCGGGATTAAATGTAATTGCAACAAGGCTGCCACGGCAATGATGACAAGTATTACTAGAGTAATAGTTGTAATATTAGACGTACGATGAGTCTGAATCTTGCTCAACAATATCTATAGGGTTTTCATTCATATAAGTAATTGAGTATGTGACATGGCCGTTTCTGAAAAATACGCTTGTCAGACATTCTCCTCAAATAATATCAAGCAGATTACATTGTTCTCGCCAATTCTTTCCAGTCCAGTTTCCCAGATAATTCAGTGATCATATTCATCGTATGTCTCACCCTGTTGAATTGGTAAGATTTACGCCCAGTCTCCGTAATGCTTTGAGTATATGACCTTCGGTGGTAGAGTTGATTTCGTTTGTATAGTTTTGATTTTCAGCATTGCTCTGTATCATATTTTGAGTAAAGTTGTTTCCAGTGTTTGATGGACTTGTCTGGTTTGAGTAAGTATTGTTGGTATCATTTGACAATGTAAATGTCATGAGTTGTTTTGGAATCCAGATGGCATGTTTCTGGGACTCTGAATTGTTGTCGGCTTGTGCGAGAGTTTTATGTCCCACAGGTTCCAGCAACAGTTGGCCTTGGCACATCTGTTTGACATCAAGTGGCGGGTCAACAGCATCTTTTGTCACATTAGAAAATCTCAATAATTTTACTTGATAGAGAGTTGGCACATCAGTGTTTGCAGTCTTTGAATCATAAAGCGTACTTTCCACTGGAAAGGGAATATCATCTTGGAGGTAAAACGCATTGTCTCTTATCACTTCAAATCCAACTTGATATACAGATGCGATGGCATTTCCCGTGTTTATTGTAGTGAACCTATTTACAATTAACTGGGGAATGGGTAATACATATTCGTCTACCAGTCCCCACGAGGTTCCAATCTTGAGCAATTGAGGTTTGTGCATGTTTGCATATTTTTGTAGATAAAATATAGTATGTGAAAGAGATGTAGCATAATTCATGCTGGTACCATCAGTTGTAATTGTTGCAAAATCTGAAGATATGTGTAAAATGGAAAACCAATGTTTTCCTGCATCATCTGGTGTGAAAATCGCTTGAACTATCCAAGTCTGCCCAGTCTGTTCCTGCAAGAGTCCGATAAAGTCAAGTTCTACCTCATAACACGGAGTTGCATAATTTAGAGTAGGCTTTATGGAATAGTCACATATGTGATATGTGTAGCTTTGCTGAGGCAATATGCCCTTTCCAACATACCACGATGGGTATTCCTTTTGTTTTTCAATGACAAGACGCTCGAAACTATTGTCAAACCCTGTTGCGTATACAGGAATAATGAAAAATGAGATTATCATAATTGCTGCAACTGTCAAAATAATTTTTAACATGTTTTTCAAGCATCAATTGCTTAAAAACAGAAGATCTTGCTTTAAATTTCATAATTTTCTAAAATACAATGACATCGAAAATACAGGAATTTGTTTGGCTTGAGCTCAAGCCTCAGCAGAGATTCAAAGATGATCAAGAAAATCAAGTCCTGAAAATAATCCAGTATGCCACGGAATTTGCATTCTTTGTTTTACGGAGCAAGTCTGAAATGAGATTGATAGTCAGAACCACAAATATGAACCAAAAGATCTTTGGAACAATTGACGGCCTCACAGTAGAACGCATAGACCGGCCGCACTTTGAGCAAATGGTCACAAGATATCTTGCATTAAAAAATCACTTTATGGTTCCCCTTGTAGACCTTGCAAAAATAGTAAAAAGTGATGTCTACTCTAAACTCTGGCAGCAGTCATCGGGGTGTATGATGGCCTGTTTTGTTCAGGACCAGACCAAAAAAATCTCAAATGTAATACATGACCAAGTGACCTCGCTTGAGAGTAAAATGTCAAAGAAAAATGCCGTATTTTCTAGCAAGAGAAAGATAGATCTCGCAGAAGCAAAAAGCAAACTTGCCGGACACAATCTGTATAATTGCTTTATTATATTTGGAGTAGAGGCAACTCTCCACAAATTCTCAGAATTGGATGCAGAAAAAAGAAATAGTGTAAATCAGGAGAAAATCCTGTTTGAAAACCATATTGCCAATCTAAAAAAAGACCTGACGGAGGAACAATTCAAAAAGGAACGTAAGAAACAAAACAGCATTCATCATGATAATATTAAAAAAATAAAAGACGCTTTCAAACTGGAGGTGGAAAGATCAAGGGCAGATATTGTCCGGTCAGCAAAAACGTTGGATGGCATCATCAATGTAGTTCTTCTCAACAGCTTTTCTCACAGAATCACATCTCGTAAGATCAGATTCATGTATGGAAAAAAGACTTTCAGGCAAAAACTTGCAGAGTTGTTTTCTGTCAAATCGATTGATCCATATACTTTCATGCCTCAAAAATTGCACTCAAAAAGTCTTGCCTTATCAGACATAGAGCTTGTATTCTTTTTGTCATTTCCGCAAGAAAAAGATATTCAGATAATCAATTTTGGCGTAGGTGTAACACCTACTTTTGTACACAGTCCTGCCCAAGATTTATCCCTGACAGATCTTACAATGCAATGCCATCCACATCAAGTATCGTCAAAGGACCAAGACAGGTTGAATCGTTCAGTATATCATAGCCTCAAAGTTCATTGTGAGAAATGCGGTATTATGATCAATGTAAGAAAAGATGGAAAAACTGAGTACTAGATACGGCATCCAATAATTTTGTATTCCACAATTAATTTTGATTGTGTATTATACTAGGCAGATTTGTTTAAATCAGTTTAATACTCATTACGTTTTGTTTGCATGTTTTAGGCAGATCGCCTGTTCACAAATTTTCTTTTGTATACAAATCCAACAATCGATGTTCCTACAAAAGTTGCAGTCCAGTATAACCACAGGTTGTCAAAAACTCCTGAAAAAACAGCAGGTGCAAGGGAACGGATTGGATTCATTGATGCCCCAGAGATAAACGCAAAAAAGAAAATATCAAGTCCTATCATTCCTCCAATTGCAATTCCGCTAAAACCTCTCAGTCCGTTTGTGTGAACAACTAGCATGATTACTGCCATCAAGAGTGCTGTTGCCAATACCTCTACCCCAAAAATCATCCATATTGGAAATGAATAGTTTGGGGTATTGACTCCAAGGTATGCTTCTGTTCCTATGACATTCTTGACAAAGATTATTCCTAAAAATGCACCAATAGATTCTGCTCCAAAATAGATGGGCAGATGTGTTTTTGTAATGTGTTTTGTTATAAAATACGATATAGTAACTGCTGGATTGAAATGTGCGCGTGAGATCTTGCCAAATGTATACACCATCAGACAAACCCCGACAAAGGGAGCAAACGCCTCAAACCATGTGCCTATGGTTCCACCGGATTTTGCATGCAATACAACTGATCCTGTGGCACAAGCTACCACGACGAACGTACCAATGATTTCGGCAAAAAATATCTTTTGATTAGAAGATAATTTGCTAGTTAGATTCAAGAGTTGTAACAAGTTCCTTTACCTTTTTTTCTATCTCGTTTCTTATTTCACGCACTTTTTCAATCGGTTTTCCCTTGGGATCCTCAATGCCCCAGTCTTGATAGTTTCCAAGAAACACGGCAGGACATTCTGCCTGGTCTATGCAGCCCATGCTCACCTTTAGAAAGGAGGAGCGAACCAGTTCCTCAGATAATTCCTTTGGTTTCTGTTTGCTAATATCTATACCAACTTCTTTCATTGCTTCTACTGCAACTGGATTAAGCCCTGGCGTTGGTCTTGACCCTGCACTGACTGGAATCCATCCATCAGGAGCATGTTTTCGAAGGAAGCCTTCTGCCATCTGACTTCTCCCGGCATTCTCTACACATACAAAGAGAATTTTTTTTCCTTCCTTGTGTTTCTCAAAGAACTTCATGGCATGATCACTTTATTGCTCGGATGACAAGACTAGATATTTTTCTGCCATTTACCTTCTCTCCTTCCATGTATGGTCTCTCTTCTAAAACATCGACATTCACAAAACCAGCTTTTTTGATACTTTGAATATAATTCTCCCTTGTCAGTGCACCATCTATGCAACTACACCATTGTTCCGTATTGATCTGACCCTGTTCAATCTCTCTGTCAGTTACAAGATCAGAGATTACCATCCTTCCGCCTTGCTTCAATATTCTATGAACTTGCCTAAATGCGCTTGTCTTGTCGGTGGTAAGATTGATGACACAATTGCTGATAACTGCATCAACTATATTGTCATCTACTGGAATGTTCTTTTCAATGTCCCCCTTTCGAAATTCTACGTTAGTGTAATTGCCTTCTTTTGCATTTTTTCTTGCCTTGTCTAGCATTTCATCTGTCATGTCAATTCCAATTACTTGCCCAGATTTTGAGACCTTGTTTGCAGACAGGAATGCATCTATTCCAGCACCAGAACCAAGATCCACGACAGTTTCTCCATCTTTTAGATTGGCAAATTTTATTGGGGTACCACATCCCACACCCAGAATCGCCGCTTCTGGAATTGATCTTAATTCATCCCGGTCATATCCAATTATCTTGCTTGCATCAATCAGGGAATCGTCAGTGCTGCATTCTCCGGGCATGCAGCAACAGTCAGAATTACCAGTCAGTGCGATCTTTCCGTATCTTTCTTTTACCTTTTCTTTGATGATATCATCCATGCAATAGGTTTACCAAGTAAACCATTTAAGTTGTCAAGGATATACGATTGCAGTTGGTGTAAAAGTGGAAACTAAAAGAAAGTCTCTTCCAATTATCAAAGACAGTTGTAGTTTTGAGGGGTATGATGCGTTGTCTTTAATGTCGGAGACTGCAAAACTAAGAAAGATAATCACCAAGAGAGGCACACTTGAGATTTTAATTCCTTTATGTTGTACCACTGAACCTGTAAGATACAAGCAATTCAGACAAGCCCTGAAGGGAATAAGCAGTAGAACTTTGGCAATTAGATTAAAAGAATTGGAAAAAAGTGGAGTATTGGAAAGATTATCGTATAACGAGATTCCACCTAGAGTAGAATACAAATTAACTGGCAAAGGACAGGAGCTTGTGGAATCAATGATTAATCTTTTGCAGTGGATGAAGAAATGGTCTAAAACCAGATGATTTGTGCCACTGTCAAATAGTTTACAAATTAGAATCCATTCATAAAATGGAGAATGATTTTGTTGTGACTTGACTTTTGTTTAATTTGTAATATTTTGTAATTTATTTGTCTTCGTTGCCATCTCCAAAACTTAGTGCCGCTGCAAATCCGCGCCAATAACGCCTGACAAACCCATAGCCTGTGACAGCCAATGAAAAAAGCAACACCAATGTGGCAATCTTGTTGTAATCAGTGGTGTCTTGGGACACGGAATTGTATACATCAAAAGTCTGTGATGCCTTGCCACCCCAAGCGTTGTATGCACTAACTGTAGAATTTTTGTACCTATCAGACAGCATGATGATGCATCCCGTTGAGCAAGTAATGTTTTGTATTTTTCCATCTACTAGAACCTGAGAGTACGATCCAAAGTTATTGTCAGGTCGAATTGATACCATTCCTTGGTACCTCGTACTGTTGAGTGTATTGTTTTGGTCCATGTTGATTACATACCTCCAATTTGTATCAAACTCAAATCCATGCTCTACAAACGAGAGTCGTTTTCCACCTGCAGTTATGGTAACATTATACGGCGATGGTTGTTCATACACCAAATTGAGAGGAAGATCAAGGGGATTTTGTGCAAGTACTTGTGATATGTCTGGTATTACCATCGATGTAAGATGTGCTTGTAAATTTATTACTCCAGTACCTGTTGCCGTATTTTCTTTACCATACATGTCATTTAGTACAATTCCTGCAAAGATCCTGTCCCTGTCATGGATGACCTTTGTTCGTATAAAGTTCTGTTCATATGTTGCACCCTCTGAATAATCAGGTATCATCTTCAAATCAATTGGCACGTGGTTTATGGAACCATCAGAGTGCAAGGCAATTACAATCACATCAGTACTGAATCTAGTATGTGGGTATCCAAAATAATATTTGAAAAGATCAAGTTTGTCCAGTCCTGCAAAGTTTACAGATTGTAATGTATTGATTATTGTGGAATTATCATAACGTGTCTTCAATATTGTAAACAAAATGGGATGCTCAAATATGATATCACCGTATCCAGATTTTACAAACATGGCAGAGTTTTTTCCGGATTGTAGCGAGTCATCACGATATGCGAAATTATCATCGAGAAAATTTGCAGAATGTGACTCTGACCATGTCATGGTAACATTTAGCGGCACAGGTGTCAAGATACGGTACGCATAACTATTGTAAGAAAATGAGTTTATCTTGCTTCGTCTATATTCATGAATTCCCCGGTCCGAATCGTCCTGCCCCCCGCCTTTTGAACCAAGATAATGCATGGCTACTGCAGGCCTATTCCCAAACCCCCACCACTGGTTATCTTTTAGTACTGTATACCCATAACTTGAGTTGTATACCGGGTCATACGTTACAACTAATGCATCGGTCTTTGCAAATTGACTTTGGCCAATCAATCTTCCAATGTTGTACAGAGTTGTTTCATACGTGAAGGTATGTTTTTTGATATCTGAGCTAGTCTCCGGGACCCAATTTGTCTGGCCCTGTGCATATTCATATGAAAATGTCCAAGGCTTTGCCCGGGAATATAGTAGTGTATCACTGCAAGACTTTTTTTGACATTGAAAATCTTTTTGCAAATACATGTCTGATGAGTAGACAGTATGTGCTGATATCGTACCAACCCTTTGATTCTTCCATTGGTATTGTGGATTGAAGACAATATTGATTCCATCCCAGATATAATATGTCCCGTCTAGGTTTCTCATCATAAAACCGTCTGTATCTGTCAAGTTTTGTTTTGTTAGATCAATTGTTACTTTTGGCAAGATTATCTTGGGAGAATATAAAGTACTTCCAGCAGTACTGCCTCTAAAACATGTACCACCAGCCTGTGGATTAAAACTGCAAATCAAGCCATAACCAAAAACAACTTGAGACAAAGTTGCGGCACTTGATCCAATTCCAATTTCGGCATGCCCTGTCTCCGTATATCCAAAAGATTGTCCTCCCCCTGATGATATTGGCAAGACTTGGATCTGGCCAATTTGAAGACCAACTGTGCTGATTGGTTTTGGTTTGATTGACCAGCACCATGAATTCCAGTGTATGGTTATTGCAAAATCAAAAGCATCACCAGGATAAAACGTACCATCCGGGTTACTACGAGGCAATCCGTTGTACTGCGATGGAGTTGTATGCATGCCCAACCAAACTTTGCAGCCAGGGATGACCACGTCTGCAAAAGATATTGGCATCATGGATGAAGAAAACAGGACTAGAGAAATTAGTGTCAGACCAATGATTCTCTTCACGCAGATTAGGAGAAATGATTTTAAAAAGCAAAATTATTCCAGTGGAAATTCAAAGACTGAACCATGTGTTGTAACAATCTGCATCCTAGAGCCTGACGTGCCAGTTGATATTATCACAGGTTCATTTACTGGCAAAAATTTGGTTTGCGTACCATTGATAAATGTCATTGCATAGGATTGTTGCAATACTGCGTCCACCATTACCCTGTCTAAATTAATATTTTCAAGGCCAAAATTTACTATTTCTACCTCTGATCCCGTTCCTGTGTTCCTTCCTGCCACAAGTGATATGCTCTCGGACATTCTCTTTTGGGACGAGTCTAGCATTTGGTAAGCACTTTGTTGCTGATTGTCAAATTGGTCAGATGATGATACCATTACAACTCCCGCAATAGCAAGAGCTACTGTAAACATCAGAACTGTAGAGTATATCTCTGATATGCCCCTTCGTTGCATCACAATAGCAAGATATGCCAGATTTAAAACACCTGAACGATGATTTTTTCTCCATGTTTTTCATCATTTTGAGGTTTCTCTCAAGGACTTTTAGTCAGAAAATGTACGGCGATTCGATGGAATCTGTTCCAAAATCATCAAACATGCTAACAATCAGTTTTATAATCTCAAAACACATCCATAACAATGGCAAAATACCAAGTCAGGAAGATTCTAGTTCCCATGGATGGATCAAAAAACTCGTTTAGAGGGCTGGATACTGCAATATATCTTGCAAGACAGTGTGGGGCTACACTTACAGGACTGTTTGTCATGCCAATATATCCACAATCGTTTATGCCGATAACATATGATAAGAAATACCTTACAAAGGCTGCCAAGGAATTCATGGACAATGCAAAAAAACGCGCTGCTCAAAACGGCATAGTCTTTGTTGGAAAAACCACAATTGGAAAAGAATCGTCTGAGATAATTGATTTTGCTGCAAGAAACAAATTTGATATCATAGTGATAGGGGCAAGAGGCCTTGGCAGTGTAAAAGAAGCCTTTCTTGGCAGCGTATCTCATGCAGTAGTTCACAAATCAAAGATTCCCGTACTAGTAGTAAAATAACGTGAAAAAAATCAAAGAAGAAAAAAGTAATACAAAAAAGAGAAACGGCAAGATAATAGTATTGTTAGTGATGACTGGAGTTATAGTTGGAATTGTTTATGCGGGATACATGTCCAACAATGCATCGCCCAGTGCTGCACCTGCAGTTGATGGAATAGAATGCAACACAAGTGAAATTACAACATTTCACATACATGCACATCTTGATTTTTATGTTAACAGCAACCATTTGACAGTACCAGAAAGAATCGGAATAGTTGACAACAAATGCCTCTATTGGTTACATACGCATGATTCTAGTGGAGTCATACACATCGAGTCGCCAAAATCACAGGAATTTACCCTAGGACAATTCATGGACATCTGGAAGGCCTCGGGAGACTTTCCCATCTATGGCGCAACTGCAAAAATATTTGTCAATGGGCAACTTGTGAATACATCATCAAACGATACCAAGATAAACAAACATGACGAGATTGCTCTGGTCTATGGAAATGTACCGCCTGCAATTCCATCATTTTATCAGTTTGACCCTGGTGAATAGATTTATTTTTCAATGTTCCTCTTTTTTCTCTTGCTTGGTGGCGACCATCGTTTTAGCAACAAAGAACTGTTTGTCACCGAAACAGAACTTGCTGCCATGGCAAGACCTGCAAGAGTAGGATATAGGAGGCCCAACCGGTCACTGGAATTAATGCAACAACATTTTGAGCACATGATACACATTTGGATTTTTCCTCAATACCGCAATAGTTTGAATGCATTTGCGGGTTTGTTTGAATTTGTCGTGTCTGTATTTTGTCACTATTTTGGTCAAGATTTAGATGCCGTCACAATAAATTCAATATCAATTCTTTAGATGCAAGTCTATTGCTTTGTTAGCATCATTTTCTCCGTTACGTATCAGTTTTTTTATTGTAGCAAGAGAAAAATCAGAATCTTCAAACAGATACGGCGCATCTTCTTTCCTTTCAACACGTACTATGTCCCTTATTATTCCACCCCTCTCAACTGTCAATTTGTGATATGTTTTCTCCATCTCCAATATTTTCTGTTTCATATTATCATCTGCTTTTCCAGAATCCAGATAATTTGTCGTTATTTTATGCATGTCACCTAAGAGCTCAAGGTATCGTTTGAGCATATTTGAAACTCTGAGTGTATGCTCGATCTTGTCAAAGAACATGATGTCTCTTGCCCTGTGCCAGACTTCTTCCATGTTTTTTGGAAGCTCCTCTTGCACATGCGGAAAAAGATCCACAAGGTACACGTTTTTGTCCGAATCAGGTGAGGCGTTTATGGCGTCAATTAGGGGCGTGTTACTCAACAGTGTACCATCCCACAGATATCTTCCGCTTACTTTTGTCCATTGTATTCCATAGTAAGGATATCCTGCGCTAGCAAGTATGTGATCCACAGTAATGTTATCATATTTGCTATCAAAAATTGTTGGTTTTCCATTTTGTATATCAGTACAAGTAATAATTATTCTAGGACTGGCAGGTCTTCGTATCCTTTCAAAATCAACATACTCGTTTATTTTGTTTCGAAGCCGTGTATTATCATAGATATATGGAGAGTTATTTGAATCTGATACATTTGGACTGAGCCATCTTGGTGTAAATGCTTTATTTCCCCAGATTGATGCATGTGTTACAGAAGCAACGGCACGGGCTTTGTCAGGCAAGTGTGATGAGGTAACAGTGTCTGCCAGACTTAACCAAAAATCTTCTAGTGCTTTTGCAGGCTCGTCATTCTTGGAACCTGTCATAATTGCAGCGTTAACGCTACCAATTGATGTAGCAGTAATTATGTCAAGTTTTATTTTATGCCTAGACATTGCCTTGTATACGCCACACTCGTATGCTCCTAGGGCACCTCCACCTTGCAATACAAAAACAGTTTCGATTT
Coding sequences within:
- a CDS encoding winged helix-turn-helix transcriptional regulator; this encodes METKRKSLPIIKDSCSFEGYDALSLMSETAKLRKIITKRGTLEILIPLCCTTEPVRYKQFRQALKGISSRTLAIRLKELEKSGVLERLSYNEIPPRVEYKLTGKGQELVESMINLLQWMKKWSKTR
- a CDS encoding archaellin/type IV pilin N-terminal domain-containing protein; translation: MQRRGISEIYSTVLMFTVALAIAGVVMVSSSDQFDNQQQSAYQMLDSSQKRMSESISLVAGRNTGTGSEVEIVNFGLENINLDRVMVDAVLQQSYAMTFINGTQTKFLPVNEPVIISTGTSGSRMQIVTTHGSVFEFPLE
- a CDS encoding patatin-like phospholipase family protein, translated to MVKKIETVFVLQGGGALGAYECGVYKAMSRHKIKLDIITATSIGSVNAAIMTGSKNDEPAKALEDFWLSLADTVTSSHLPDKARAVASVTHASIWGNKAFTPRWLSPNVSDSNNSPYIYDNTRLRNKINEYVDFERIRRPASPRIIITCTDIQNGKPTIFDSKYDNITVDHILASAGYPYYGIQWTKVSGRYLWDGTLLSNTPLIDAINASPDSDKNVYLVDLFPHVQEELPKNMEEVWHRARDIMFFDKIEHTLRVSNMLKRYLELLGDMHKITTNYLDSGKADDNMKQKILEMEKTYHKLTVERGGIIRDIVRVERKEDAPYLFEDSDFSLATIKKLIRNGENDANKAIDLHLKN
- the arsM gene encoding arsenite methyltransferase, which gives rise to MDDIIKEKVKERYGKIALTGNSDCCCMPGECSTDDSLIDASKIIGYDRDELRSIPEAAILGVGCGTPIKFANLKDGETVVDLGSGAGIDAFLSANKVSKSGQVIGIDMTDEMLDKARKNAKEGNYTNVEFRKGDIEKNIPVDDNIVDAVISNCVINLTTDKTSAFRQVHRILKQGGRMVISDLVTDREIEQGQINTEQWCSCIDGALTRENYIQSIKKAGFVNVDVLEERPYMEGEKVNGRKISSLVIRAIK
- a CDS encoding universal stress protein, coding for MAKYQVRKILVPMDGSKNSFRGLDTAIYLARQCGATLTGLFVMPIYPQSFMPITYDKKYLTKAAKEFMDNAKKRAAQNGIVFVGKTTIGKESSEIIDFAARNKFDIIVIGARGLGSVKEAFLGSVSHAVVHKSKIPVLVVK
- a CDS encoding arsenate reductase ArsC — protein: MKFFEKHKEGKKILFVCVENAGRSQMAEGFLRKHAPDGWIPVSAGSRPTPGLNPVAVEAMKEVGIDISKQKPKELSEELVRSSFLKVSMGCIDQAECPAVFLGNYQDWGIEDPKGKPIEKVREIRNEIEKKVKELVTTLESN
- a CDS encoding MIP/aquaporin family protein, with translation MNLTSKLSSNQKIFFAEIIGTFVVVACATGSVVLHAKSGGTIGTWFEAFAPFVGVCLMVYTFGKISRAHFNPAVTISYFITKHITKTHLPIYFGAESIGAFLGIIFVKNVIGTEAYLGVNTPNYSFPIWMIFGVEVLATALLMAVIMLVVHTNGLRGFSGIAIGGMIGLDIFFFAFISGASMNPIRSLAPAVFSGVFDNLWLYWTATFVGTSIVGFVYKRKFVNRRSA